The following nucleotide sequence is from Azoarcus sp. CIB.
GGCAGCATCTCGCGCACGATCTCGGCTGCGCGGCGCTCATGCACATCGTTCGCGACCGACCATAGGAATGACAGTGCCACCGCCTCGACGCCCTCGGCACGGAAGCGCTCGCAGGCCGCGCGCACGTCGTCCTCGTTCAGAGTCGTCTGTACCGTGCCATCCGACAGCACGCGCTCGCGCACCCCATGCCGCAGGCAACGCGGCACGAGCATCGTCGCCGGCGGGTACTTCGCGTCGTAGCGATAGCCCTCCTCCTTGTGGCCGAGGCGGATCTCGATCGAATCCTCGTGGCCCGCGGTGCAGATCAGGCCGGTCTTGACGCCCTTCAGCTGGATCAGCGCATTCAGCCCGACCGTCGTGCCGTTCACCAGCAGGTCGGCATTGTTGAGGATCTCGGCGACCGGCAGGCCCAAGGCCTCGGAAATCTGCTGCAACCCGTCGGCGATCGCCTTCGTGCCGTCGTCCGGTGTCGAAGTGGCCTTGAAGAGCCGCACCTGGCCCTGCTCATCGGCCAGCACGAAATCGGTAAAAGTGCCTCCGGCGTCGATGCCCAGGCGGAAACGCTTGCTCATTGCTGTTCTCCTCTTCGTTCTTGTCAGATCGCCGCCGCGCGCAAGCGCTTCGTCTCGTCAGCCATCACGCTGAAATCCTCCGGCGACACCGCCACGCCGTAGTCCTTGCGCGCCCCATCGAAGGACACGAAACCGTTGCGCACGTCGGATGCGACCTGCTCGGGGTCGCGCTCGAAGGCATTGCCCCAGCCGCCCCCGCCCGGATTGATCGCGGAGACGCGCTGGCCATCCTGTATCTTCAGCACGACGTTCTTGCGCAGCGTGTCGGTGACCTTCTCGCCGACCTTCAGGTCGATGCGTGCGAGCTTGCTGTCGAGCACACGGTTGTGCGCCCCGTTCGCCCCCAGCGACGCGTACTTGCGCCCCTCGCCGAAGCTCACGACCGTCATCTCGTGGCCGATCGGTTCGACTTCCCACTCGGTCGCGCAGCCCCCCCGGTACTTGCCCGCGCCGCCGCTGTCCTGCACCAGCCCGTAGCGGTGGATCACGATCGGGTAGGAGTATTCGAGGATCTCGATGTCGCCCGAGGTCAGCGCCCCGAAGCAACACTGCGGACCGCAAGCGTGCCAGCCGTCCATGTGCGCCGTCGCCCCCGCGCCGGAGATCAGCGACGCGAGCACCATCGTCACGTACTCCTCGTTGTTGCGCGCATCGAAGCCGGCGATGTTGATGCCACTGGCGTGGCCCCACGACCCCACTGCGCGCTCGGGCGCCGCCTTCTCCAGCGCGAGCCGCACCGCGTCGGAAAGCGTCTCCATCGGCGTCGTCGTGCTGTTCACATGCGGCGCCGGCTCCACCGCATTGCACAGCGTCCCCTTCGGGCCCAGATCGACGGTAATGCAGCGATACAGGCCCTCGTTGTATGGCGGATCGACCTGCGTGAACATCATCAGGCCCAGATACACGCCCGAAATCGAGTTACCCTCGTAGGAGTTGATGAAGTACGGGATCTGCGGAGGGCTCGAAATCGCGATCGCGCACTCGTCACCCTTGATCGTCACCGCGGCCGAGATCGTGATGTCGCCGAAACCGTGGCCCGCATCCTCCAGCACCGCGCTCGCGGAGTAGGTACCGTCCGGAATCGCGCCGATGATCTCGCGCATGTGGCGGTCCGCCATGTCCATCAGCTCGTCGATGCAGTCGCGCACCGTCTGCACGCCGTACTTGTCGAGCAGCGCGATCAGGTTGCGCTCGCCGACCGTCACCGCGCCCAACTGCGCGCGCAGGTCGCCTTCCTGGTCGCGGCGGGAACGCACGTTGGCGAGATAGAAATTGACGACGTCCTTGCGCTGGCGGCCTTTCTCCCAGAACTTCACCGGCGGGATGCGCAGTCCTTCGGCGTAGATCTCCTTCGCGTCCGGGTTGTAGCCGGCCGG
It contains:
- a CDS encoding hydantoinase B/oxoprolinase family protein — translated: MTRKVNPITLAVVRGALETTQREMTLTLEKTARSSVFNVAHDYSNAIFNHRPEMILQGQDIPIHLGSLIPAMKFVAAYFGDDIHEGDVIYHNDPGSMGSHILDCCMYKPVFYRGELVFWTVCKGHVTDIGGPVPAGYNPDAKEIYAEGLRIPPVKFWEKGRQRKDVVNFYLANVRSRRDQEGDLRAQLGAVTVGERNLIALLDKYGVQTVRDCIDELMDMADRHMREIIGAIPDGTYSASAVLEDAGHGFGDITISAAVTIKGDECAIAISSPPQIPYFINSYEGNSISGVYLGLMMFTQVDPPYNEGLYRCITVDLGPKGTLCNAVEPAPHVNSTTTPMETLSDAVRLALEKAAPERAVGSWGHASGINIAGFDARNNEEYVTMVLASLISGAGATAHMDGWHACGPQCCFGALTSGDIEILEYSYPIVIHRYGLVQDSGGAGKYRGGCATEWEVEPIGHEMTVVSFGEGRKYASLGANGAHNRVLDSKLARIDLKVGEKVTDTLRKNVVLKIQDGQRVSAINPGGGGWGNAFERDPEQVASDVRNGFVSFDGARKDYGVAVSPEDFSVMADETKRLRAAAI